From one Triticum aestivum cultivar Chinese Spring chromosome 4B, IWGSC CS RefSeq v2.1, whole genome shotgun sequence genomic stretch:
- the LOC123091011 gene encoding 50S ribosomal protein L7/L12 — protein MASRLLHLRRLLPAARPSCAAAFSTAVTPTPRVSGLVDEICGLNLIEASSLADALRGRLGVDQLPPLAILMGGAAPLAGDGAGAAEEAKPKEEKMAFDVKLEGFDAAAKLKIIKELRAITSLGLKEAKELVEKAPAVLKAGVPKEEAETIAEKMRALGAKIVLE, from the coding sequence ATGGCTTCCCGCCTCCTCCACCTGCGCCGCCTCCTCCCGGCCGCGCGCCCGTCCTGCGCCGCCGCGTTCTCCACCGCCGTCACCCCGACCCCGCGGGTCTCCGGTCTCGTCGACGAGATCTGCGGCCTCAACCTCATCGAGGCATCCTCCCTCGCGGATGCCCTGCGCGGCCGCCTCGGCGTCGACCAGCTCCCTCCCCTAGCCATCCTCATGGGTGGCGCGGCTCCGCTGGCCGGAGATGGCGCTGGGGCCGCCGAGGAGGCGAAACCCAAGGAGGAAAAAATGGCGTTCGACGTGAAGCTGGAGGGGTTCGACGCCGCGGCGAAGCTCAAGATTATCAAGGAGCTGAGGGCGATCACGAGTTTGGGCCTGAAGGAGGCCAAGGAGCTCGTGGAGAAGGCGCCCGCCGTGCTCAAGGCCGGGGTGCCCAAGGAGGAGGCGGAGACCATCGCCGAGAAGATGCGGGCGTTGGGCGCCAAGATTGTTCTCGAGTGA